The nucleotide sequence ttaagtttaaaataattttcagcaataataataaaataaaacacagATTTAAcaacgttttaaaataaagttttatatatacatcggAGACTATGTttgtaaaatgttaattatacgttcaacaaaattaataccaataatatttctttggtttgcgattttctttaatacCCATTTTATCCATAATATCCATTTcaaatgttttcaattttccctataaattaataaaaatcaaaattattaattaatacactgattattattaatataataaattaataattattattaattatactgatacatattaattatttatttttattagactgAAAAACTTACTTCGAATGTTAATTCCTTTACATTACTTTCGATAGTATCTTTAGGTTGCTCGATATATAATTCTGGAGATTTATAATCTACAGTTTCTTTGCTACTTATAGGAATTGGGATAATTCTACCAGTTCTACTAGATACTCTCACTCGTTTTCCCTCTTCTGTATATCTCCATTCTATAAAAGTtccttttctaaaataaaattaaagatatgaatatgatgtattaatctaataatctctatttgttttaaaaattataatgattcttACAAATCAAAAGGATCAACTAATTGTACATCTCTAGTAACTAATAATGGTTGTTCCACGCGTAGACAAACTCCTGgaaaatcattcttttttccacGTATTATTGCCTTCGTATTTAATCCTTGTACAATAATCCAATTTCTTTCCTGAATAATATCTTGCACTATTCCTTGTTTTCCCTTATCTGGACCAGTTAATACCTCtacctaaaataaaaatattttaatactgcttctttttatataacgcataaatatatatcgtttataaACTACATACACGATCTCCACGGAAAAAACTCCAATCTTTTATAGGTTCAATTGGAATATATTCTCGGCGTTTTTTAAACCAATTTTCTATACTGAAACTTGTAGTCCAGGGACGATGTATAGAAAAATgcaatttctttcttgataCTATTTTACGTGGAAGAAATTGCGGTTTACCGGGTGGAGGTTTCCAATAtacctataataatatatgaaatattattttctaatctaaatagaatgtaacataaaatatgataaacacgtatataaaataaatgtacgtACACGTTCTGTAATACGATCTATATAACGATCTGgtaaatttgcatattttttagaCCATTCACCCATCTTTCCAAATAACGTACTTATGagtctcatttttttaaattataaattaaattcacgtttaagatatttaaaaaaaatactatacttaaaaattataaataaagtcaAATCctcaattaaatatgtaacacATGAATCAAAATGTGTATGAACTTCGAAAAAGTATGATATATAGAATTGAAACTAACATATacttattttacttaatttataagtgcatatattatatatataaatgataaaacgtGTTAATGTTATTCAGTGTGTtcagtttatattaaaaaattttattacaataatgtctaattaatttataaaatttttattaaatttaaaaaaattttaaattaaaaaacttaaaatttttgtgatatattatatgttacatatatataaaaattgtatttaaatattcttattggattttatattataaaaatacttgtaaacgtaactttatattttcaattttatatgtaagttTCATTACTTAGCCAAAGTGGCgccatttttttgaaaaacattgAATGAAACGtataaatgatgaataattatatatataatttaaaaatacaaatttacaaaacaatgtaatattattataacaaaatttattaaatcatatatattattatatatatttattattatatgtattattaatattatgattccAATAggttagaataatatatatatatatacatattcatgaTTCATTGTCCGTATTCATATCAtcggaattaaaaaatgttatttcaattGAGAAAATGCATATATACACAAATGCGACAATTTGTAACGTTTCATATGCCTAATAGATCtcaagtgaaaataaaaacgatatattattGGACAGAAtcgaaatatacaaatttaatgaatCCAAATTTTAGCATACATAGGTCAATGTGTACTAGTCAAAACGAAGATATTAGATTGCCACCACTAATGTGGAAACAGAGAGAAGACGGAAAAAACGGAGGTTTCTCTATTTTACGGATGCTTCAGACATATTATCTTTTACGTTCAATTGACAAAGACTTTCgtattattgaatttgtaCAAGGAGTTCGTCAggtataatatgtttattgaTGTGTTAGTGCATTTtgggaaatataattaattataataatatatttaatttcaatagataatgtttaattgatacaatacaattaatttaatttaggcAATAGAAGTAATATCTGATGCTTTAACTACTCAACGCTATGAAGTATTAAACGG is from Apis mellifera strain DH4 linkage group LG2, Amel_HAv3.1, whole genome shotgun sequence and encodes:
- the LOC100577661 gene encoding uncharacterized protein LOC100577661, translated to MLFQLRKCIYTQMRQFVTFHMPNRSQVKIKTIYYWTESKYTNLMNPNFSIHRSMCTSQNEDIRLPPLMWKQREDGKNGGFSILRMLQTYYLLRSIDKDFRIIEFVQGVRQAIEVISDALTTQRYEVLNGIVTENAITILKYNVKNLTQSQRDLISIEGASILLVPELIKIRVFEDKTMVEIGLNGLYLKSLEISEYYLLSFNYIFQRIYTNNEGGTWMAKLVNHTTDII
- the LOC408675 gene encoding probable 39S ribosomal protein L24, mitochondrial, with the translated sequence MRLISTLFGKMGEWSKKYANLPDRYIDRITERVYWKPPPGKPQFLPRKIVSRKKLHFSIHRPWTTSFSIENWFKKRREYIPIEPIKDWSFFRGDRVEVLTGPDKGKQGIVQDIIQERNWIIVQGLNTKAIIRGKKNDFPGVCLRVEQPLLVTRDVQLVDPFDLKGTFIEWRYTEEGKRVRVSSRTGRIIPIPISSKETVDYKSPELYIEQPKDTIESNVKELTFEGKLKTFEMDIMDKMGIKENRKPKKYYWY